One Nitrospinota bacterium genomic region harbors:
- a CDS encoding transketolase — protein sequence MSLEVRIKELEAIARTCRVDVIRMVAEAGSGHPGGSLSAIDVIVALFFHKMRHDPARPDDPGRDRFVLSKGHGVSALYAALAHAGYFPKEQLLTYRKLGSPLQGHPDRLRFSLMEGSTGSLGQGLSIAQGLALASKLDGDRFQVYCMIGDGESQAGQIWEAALSAPKFDLDTLCVICDYNKVQLDGSVWEIMDLEPLADKWRAFNWHVIEIDGHSFEEIIPALDEAEATKGRPTMIIAHTVKGKGVSFMEGLSAWHGKAPNPEQAEEAIAELLGEAEGGRHDGA from the coding sequence ATGTCGCTCGAAGTGCGAATCAAGGAGCTCGAGGCCATAGCCCGCACCTGCCGGGTGGACGTCATCCGGATGGTGGCCGAGGCCGGAAGCGGCCACCCGGGCGGGTCGCTTTCGGCCATTGACGTTATCGTGGCGCTCTTCTTTCACAAGATGCGCCACGACCCGGCTCGGCCCGACGACCCAGGGCGCGACCGGTTCGTCCTCTCAAAGGGCCACGGCGTCTCCGCCCTATACGCCGCACTAGCCCATGCCGGCTACTTCCCCAAGGAGCAGCTCCTCACCTACCGAAAGCTGGGCTCGCCTCTGCAAGGCCACCCCGACCGGCTCCGATTCTCCCTCATGGAGGGCTCCACGGGGAGCCTGGGCCAGGGCCTCTCCATCGCCCAGGGGCTCGCCCTTGCCAGCAAACTCGACGGCGACCGGTTCCAGGTCTACTGCATGATAGGCGACGGCGAGAGCCAGGCCGGCCAGATATGGGAGGCGGCCTTGAGCGCCCCCAAGTTCGACCTCGACACCCTATGTGTCATATGCGACTACAACAAGGTCCAGCTAGACGGGTCCGTCTGGGAGATAATGGACCTCGAGCCGTTGGCAGACAAATGGCGCGCCTTCAACTGGCACGTCATTGAGATCGACGGACACAGCTTCGAGGAGATTATTCCCGCCCTGGACGAAGCCGAGGCAACCAAGGGACGTCCCACGATGATTATCGCCCACACGGTTAAGGGCAAGGGGGTCTCCTTCATGGAGGGCCTCAGCGCCTGGCACGGAAAGGCCCCAAACCCCGAGCAGGCCGAGGAGGCGATAGCCGAGCTTTTGGGAGAGGCCGAAGGAGGCCGTCATGACGGAGCGTAA
- a CDS encoding transketolase family protein, translating into MTERNERAPKATRLAFGEALLELGSRDPDVVVLDADLSVSTQSHFFAKAHPERFFQMGIAECNMIGTGAGMALAGKKTFICTFACFLSNRFEQVRMSIAFTGAPVTMVGTHAGVAIGEDGYSQMGQEDMAHLRSLPNVAIVQPVDDVETRGAVFFAAEHDGPLYLRLTRQKVEPLNPDDYTFSFGKGVVLREGGDVTLMASGGVVANTIRAAEQMEADGVASARVVNIHTIKPLDEELVMTCAAETGRIVTVEDHSLTGGLGSAVCEALSETPGVVVHRIGLEDYGQSGGGEELYTAYGLSAESIASRTQAFLERSS; encoded by the coding sequence ATGACGGAGCGTAACGAGCGGGCCCCCAAGGCCACCCGCCTCGCGTTCGGCGAAGCCCTTCTCGAGCTAGGCTCCCGGGACCCCGATGTGGTCGTTCTGGACGCCGACCTCTCGGTCTCCACCCAGAGCCACTTCTTCGCCAAGGCCCACCCGGAGCGGTTCTTCCAGATGGGGATAGCCGAGTGCAACATGATAGGGACGGGGGCAGGAATGGCCCTGGCGGGAAAGAAAACCTTCATCTGCACCTTCGCATGTTTTCTCTCAAACCGCTTCGAACAGGTGCGGATGTCCATCGCCTTCACCGGGGCTCCGGTCACGATGGTGGGAACCCACGCGGGGGTGGCGATCGGCGAGGACGGCTACAGCCAGATGGGGCAGGAGGATATGGCTCACCTTAGAAGCCTGCCCAACGTCGCCATTGTCCAGCCCGTGGACGACGTGGAGACCCGCGGGGCGGTCTTTTTCGCTGCAGAGCACGACGGGCCACTCTATCTGCGTCTGACTCGACAGAAGGTCGAGCCGCTGAACCCCGACGACTACACGTTCAGCTTCGGCAAGGGTGTTGTTTTGAGGGAGGGTGGCGACGTCACATTGATGGCCTCGGGCGGGGTCGTGGCCAACACTATTCGGGCCGCCGAGCAGATGGAAGCCGACGGGGTAGCGAGCGCCCGGGTCGTCAACATCCACACAATCAAGCCGCTCGATGAAGAGCTTGTTATGACCTGCGCGGCCGAGACGGGCCGCATCGTCACCGTAGAGGACCACTCCTTAACGGGCGGGCTTGGAAGCGCCGTATGTGAAGCCCTGAGCGAAACACCCGGGGTGGTCGTCCACAGGATCGGCCTTGAGGACTACGGCCAGAGCGGCGGCGGCGAAGAGCTCTACACCGCTTACGGCCTCTCGGCCGAGTCTATAGCATCGAGGACGCAAGCCTTCCTAGAGCGCTCCTCCTGA
- a CDS encoding exosortase system-associated protein, TIGR04073 family — MRNAMYLYLALSFAAVFALASGPALAQESKSYGEKVHDQATRGAANVVTGWMDAPKKLVEESKDAGTNPLWPVTGAVKGAAAAIGRTAIGGAEVLTAPVPHNKQILNPEVFDPEDEVTKAK; from the coding sequence ATGCGTAACGCCATGTACCTTTACCTGGCTCTATCGTTTGCGGCCGTCTTCGCCCTGGCCTCAGGGCCCGCGCTTGCCCAGGAGAGCAAAAGCTACGGCGAGAAGGTCCACGACCAGGCGACCCGTGGCGCCGCCAATGTTGTCACCGGATGGATGGATGCTCCAAAGAAGCTCGTCGAAGAGAGCAAGGACGCCGGGACCAATCCCCTCTGGCCGGTGACGGGGGCTGTAAAAGGAGCGGCCGCAGCCATCGGGCGGACGGCCATCGGTGGAGCTGAGGTCCTGACCGCCCCGGTCCCTCACAATAAGCAAATACTCAATCCCGAAGTCTTCGATCCAGAGGACGAAGTCACCAAAGCGAAGTAA
- the pdxA gene encoding 4-hydroxythreonine-4-phosphate dehydrogenase PdxA, whose product MGDAAGIGPEIIIKALTERRPAMDSVGRAVVVGDPGALVRAAHVCRRVVTMRPVEPPFPSSSGPETLDIHAVGALDLLAIPFGQVSPEAGKAAVEYLERAIDLAKAGAVDGIVTAPISKEAIHRAGVDFPGHTEILAERTGTELFGLTLVSGDLTVIHLSTHLPLAEAIGLVTKERVYRFIGLAQATGRQLGYERPRIAVAGLNPHAGEGGLFGTEEGEIIAPAVAEARGMGIDVVGPISPDVVFLQARRGVYDMVLAMYHDQGHVAVKTQGFEGGVNMTAGLPIVRTSVDHGTAFDIAGTGRADPMSLIQAFTLAAQISRRKLSG is encoded by the coding sequence ATGGGCGATGCTGCGGGCATCGGCCCCGAGATCATCATCAAGGCCCTTACCGAGCGCCGACCGGCCATGGATAGCGTAGGCCGGGCGGTGGTTGTGGGGGACCCCGGAGCCCTGGTGCGGGCCGCCCACGTCTGCCGCCGGGTGGTCACTATGAGGCCCGTCGAGCCTCCCTTCCCATCCTCGTCGGGCCCGGAGACCCTTGACATCCACGCCGTAGGGGCCCTTGACCTCTTGGCCATCCCCTTCGGGCAGGTGAGCCCCGAGGCCGGGAAGGCGGCGGTCGAGTATCTTGAGCGGGCCATTGACTTGGCCAAGGCAGGGGCTGTCGACGGCATCGTCACAGCGCCGATCAGCAAAGAGGCCATCCACCGTGCGGGGGTGGACTTTCCCGGCCACACCGAGATTCTCGCCGAGCGGACCGGAACGGAGCTCTTCGGCCTCACCCTTGTCTCCGGCGACCTCACCGTTATCCACCTATCGACCCACCTGCCCCTTGCTGAGGCCATCGGGCTCGTCACCAAGGAGCGAGTATACCGCTTCATCGGCCTCGCCCAAGCAACGGGTCGCCAGCTAGGCTACGAGCGGCCCCGTATTGCCGTTGCGGGCCTCAACCCCCACGCCGGCGAGGGGGGCCTTTTTGGCACGGAAGAGGGGGAGATCATCGCCCCGGCGGTGGCCGAGGCCCGCGGGATGGGAATTGATGTCGTGGGGCCCATATCGCCCGACGTCGTCTTCCTCCAGGCCCGACGAGGGGTTTACGATATGGTGCTTGCCATGTACCACGACCAGGGCCACGTGGCCGTCAAGACTCAGGGTTTTGAGGGGGGTGTCAACATGACGGCGGGCCTGCCGATAGTTCGGACCAGTGTCGACCACGGCACGGCCTTCGACATAGCCGGGACCGGCCGGGCCGACCCGATGAGCCTCATACAAGCCTTCACCCTGGCGGCCCAAATTTCCCGCCGCAAGTTGTCTGGTTAA